One genomic region from Candidatus Methylomirabilota bacterium encodes:
- a CDS encoding type IV toxin-antitoxin system AbiEi family antitoxin, which yields MKFKLGGQDQTLLLEVTSVGQPKQIREAITRLGELRAEIDGAYPVAVAQYISPQGAGLLKRNGLGYLDLSGNCYLAFGNVLIEKEGKPNLRPSTRPLKALFAPRATRVVRTLLVDPGRLWRLDELAKASQVSLGHAHNVVKRLGDLAWVERGEQQRIHLSKPADLLDAWVDAYTYRLNEIATYFSPERITRKLVGDLARAAQEADRRFAFTLHAGAALVAPNVRFPAIHCYIEGDPEPVAKALGLRPGEDEGNVHLLAPYDPGVFHAPITKSGVPVVSLPQLYADLYHYERRGREQAAHLRREAMGF from the coding sequence GTGAAATTCAAGCTCGGAGGCCAGGATCAGACCTTGCTCCTAGAAGTAACTTCCGTCGGTCAGCCCAAGCAGATCCGTGAGGCTATTACCAGGCTGGGAGAGCTTCGCGCGGAGATTGACGGGGCCTACCCGGTTGCCGTCGCCCAGTACATCAGCCCCCAGGGGGCCGGGCTGCTCAAGCGAAATGGGCTGGGCTACCTCGACCTGTCCGGGAATTGCTATCTCGCCTTCGGGAATGTCCTGATCGAGAAGGAAGGAAAGCCCAACCTCAGGCCGTCCACGCGCCCGCTCAAGGCCCTCTTCGCGCCCCGGGCGACCCGAGTGGTCCGGACGCTCCTCGTCGATCCCGGCCGTCTCTGGCGGCTCGACGAGCTGGCGAAGGCCTCGCAGGTCAGCCTCGGCCACGCCCACAACGTGGTCAAGCGGCTGGGCGACCTGGCGTGGGTCGAGCGCGGCGAGCAGCAGCGTATCCACCTGAGCAAGCCGGCCGATCTGCTCGACGCATGGGTAGACGCTTACACGTATCGCCTCAATGAGATCGCGACCTACTTCTCGCCGGAGCGGATCACACGGAAGCTGGTCGGCGACCTCGCCCGCGCTGCCCAAGAGGCGGATCGGCGCTTCGCGTTCACGCTCCATGCGGGCGCGGCACTCGTGGCGCCCAATGTCCGTTTTCCGGCCATCCACTGCTACATCGAGGGTGACCCCGAGCCGGTGGCGAAGGCCCTTGGGCTGAGGCCCGGCGAGGACGAGGGCAACGTCCACCTCCTGGCGCCCTATGACCCGGGTGTCTTCCACGCGCCAATCACGAAGAGCGGGGTGCCGGTCGTGTCCCTGCCTCAGTTGTACGCGGACCTCTACCACTACGAGCGGCGGGGCCGAGAGCAGGCGGCCCACCTCCGCCGCGAGGCCATGGGTTTCTAG
- a CDS encoding metallopeptidase family protein, whose product MTHSEFEALVERALRTLPRRFKEKIANVAIVVEDWADDETLRELDIEPPETLYGLYRGIDLTHRDTSYGNVLPDTIHIYQGPIEEDCADAAEMAELVRDTVIHEIGHYFGLDDDTMEGIEQGQ is encoded by the coding sequence GTGACCCACAGCGAGTTCGAGGCCCTCGTCGAGCGGGCCCTGCGCACGCTGCCCCGCCGGTTCAAGGAAAAGATCGCCAACGTCGCCATCGTGGTCGAGGACTGGGCCGACGACGAGACGCTGCGCGAGCTCGACATCGAGCCGCCCGAGACCCTCTACGGTCTCTACCGCGGGATCGACCTGACCCACCGCGATACCTCGTACGGCAACGTCCTCCCCGACACGATCCACATCTATCAGGGGCCCATCGAGGAAGACTGCGCCGACGCCGCGGAGATGGCCGAGCTTGTCCGGGACACGGTCATCCACGAGATCGGGCACTACTTCGGCCTCGACGACGACACGATGGAAGGCATCGAGCAGGGCCAGTAG
- a CDS encoding bifunctional (p)ppGpp synthetase/guanosine-3',5'-bis(diphosphate) 3'-pyrophosphohydrolase encodes MIQLQTLIEEIPKYQPGADLDLVNRAYRFSEKSHEGQQRASGEPYLSHPLEVAGLLVDFKMDVTTVIAGLLHDVLEDTRATKDDLAREFGPEIAELVDGVTKIGKLSFSSREERQAENFRKMVVAMAHDLRVLMIKLADRLHNMRTLDYLAPEKAKKIAQETLDIYAPLAHRLGMAKVKAELEDLALRVMQPEDYQELMRRVAKRRLEREAEINSLIALLQEKLGEVDIESKIAGRPKHFYSIWKKMHEGGREFDEIYDLTAVRVLTKTVRDCYGALGVIHSLWKPVPGRFKDFIAMPKVNMYQSLHTTVIGPKGDPVEIQIRTWEMHRVAEEGIAAHWLYKEKKGDRDRFDEAFTWLRQLMESQKEMKDPKEFLDTVRFDLFPDEVYVFTPKGDVKALPEGSTPIDFAYAVHTDVGHHCVGAKVNGKLVPLRYTLRQGDIVEVVASPTQHPSRDWLKIVKSSRSKAKINQWLKVEERARSLELGRGLFDREAKKYRLVPATLLASEEMKKLLAEMGYATADDLLASMGYGKASVHQVLGKLAPAVVRDHEQAPESKPQKAARKSEGAVRVRGVDDVLVRFGKCCSPVPGDGIVGFITRGRGLTVHARDCLTVVKNVLDKERLLAVEWDGGEPATRPVKIAVYIGRDRPGLLAEITAAISSQRGNITKAEITVTDDRKGINHFVIEVEDLHQLQSIMQGIRDVKDVMNVERVRGL; translated from the coding sequence TTGATCCAGTTACAGACGCTGATTGAGGAGATTCCGAAGTACCAGCCGGGTGCCGACCTGGACCTGGTGAACCGCGCCTACCGCTTCTCCGAGAAGAGCCACGAGGGCCAGCAGCGCGCGTCGGGCGAGCCCTACCTTTCCCACCCACTGGAAGTCGCCGGCCTCCTCGTGGACTTCAAGATGGACGTCACCACGGTCATCGCCGGCCTCCTGCACGACGTGCTCGAGGATACGCGGGCCACCAAGGACGACCTGGCGCGGGAGTTCGGGCCGGAAATCGCCGAGCTCGTCGACGGGGTGACCAAGATCGGCAAGCTCTCCTTCTCGTCGCGAGAGGAGCGGCAGGCGGAGAACTTCCGGAAGATGGTCGTGGCCATGGCCCACGATCTGCGCGTGCTGATGATCAAGCTCGCGGACCGCCTGCACAACATGCGCACGCTTGACTACCTGGCGCCCGAGAAGGCCAAGAAGATCGCCCAGGAGACCCTCGACATCTACGCCCCGCTGGCGCACCGGCTCGGCATGGCCAAGGTCAAGGCCGAGCTCGAGGACCTGGCGCTGCGGGTGATGCAGCCGGAGGACTACCAGGAGCTGATGCGCCGGGTGGCCAAGCGCCGGCTCGAGCGCGAGGCCGAGATCAACTCCCTGATCGCCCTGCTCCAGGAGAAGCTCGGAGAGGTCGACATCGAGTCCAAGATCGCGGGCCGGCCCAAGCACTTCTACTCGATCTGGAAGAAGATGCACGAGGGCGGGCGGGAGTTCGACGAGATCTACGACCTGACTGCCGTGCGGGTCTTGACCAAGACCGTGCGCGACTGCTATGGCGCCCTCGGCGTCATCCACTCCCTCTGGAAACCCGTGCCCGGCCGCTTCAAGGACTTCATCGCGATGCCCAAGGTGAACATGTACCAGTCGCTTCACACGACGGTCATCGGGCCCAAGGGCGATCCGGTCGAGATCCAGATCCGCACCTGGGAGATGCATCGCGTGGCGGAGGAAGGCATCGCGGCCCACTGGCTTTACAAGGAGAAGAAGGGCGACCGGGACCGCTTCGACGAGGCCTTCACGTGGCTCCGGCAGCTGATGGAATCGCAGAAGGAGATGAAGGACCCGAAGGAGTTCCTCGACACGGTCCGGTTCGACCTCTTCCCGGACGAGGTCTACGTGTTCACGCCAAAGGGCGACGTCAAGGCGCTCCCCGAGGGCTCGACGCCCATCGACTTCGCCTACGCCGTCCACACGGACGTCGGGCATCACTGCGTCGGCGCAAAGGTCAACGGCAAGCTGGTGCCGCTGCGCTACACGCTCCGCCAGGGCGACATCGTCGAGGTGGTCGCGTCGCCCACCCAGCATCCGAGCCGGGACTGGCTCAAGATCGTCAAGTCCAGCCGCTCCAAGGCCAAGATCAACCAGTGGCTCAAGGTCGAGGAGCGGGCCCGCTCGCTCGAGCTGGGCCGCGGGCTCTTCGACCGCGAGGCCAAGAAGTACCGCCTGGTCCCGGCCACGCTCCTGGCCTCGGAGGAGATGAAGAAGCTCCTCGCCGAAATGGGCTACGCCACCGCGGACGACCTGCTGGCCTCGATGGGCTACGGCAAGGCGTCCGTCCACCAGGTGCTGGGCAAGCTGGCTCCCGCCGTGGTCCGCGACCACGAGCAGGCGCCCGAGTCCAAGCCCCAGAAGGCCGCCCGGAAGAGCGAGGGCGCCGTTCGCGTCCGCGGCGTGGACGACGTCCTGGTGCGCTTCGGCAAGTGCTGCTCGCCGGTGCCGGGCGACGGCATCGTGGGCTTCATCACGCGGGGGCGCGGGCTGACGGTGCACGCGCGCGACTGCCTGACCGTCGTCAAGAACGTGCTCGACAAGGAGCGTCTGCTGGCGGTCGAGTGGGACGGCGGGGAGCCGGCCACGCGCCCCGTCAAGATCGCCGTCTACATCGGCCGGGACCGCCCCGGGCTCCTGGCGGAGATCACCGCGGCCATCTCCTCGCAACGGGGCAATATCACCAAAGCCGAGATCACCGTCACCGACGACCGCAAGGGCATCAACCACTTCGTGATCGAGGTGGAGGATCTCCACCAGCTCCAAAGCATCATGCAGGGCATTCGGGACGTGAAGGACGTGATGAACGTCGAGCGCGTCAGAGGGCTGTGA
- the secF gene encoding protein translocase subunit SecF, giving the protein MLQIFVNANYDFIGKRRWFYVASGGFMLLSLATILFRGGLNYGIDFTGGTLVQVRYDKPATVDLVRRGLDEIKLGGAVIQQFGDVQEYLIRLPQGGEKPDQLSKQVQDALAKAADAKVEIRRVEFVGPQVGRDLQLQALYAVLAGMAGILIYVAFRFHYRDGAISVVAIAHDIIVTLGVMSLTHREMSLPVLAALLTIVGYSINDTIVVFDRIRESRGKGLRKGQTWAEVVNTAMNQTLSRTVLTSFTVFLSALVLFLFGGEVLRDFSFALLVGVVTGTYSSIAAASLVMDWETWSRARARAGGKVPAKAKA; this is encoded by the coding sequence ATGCTCCAGATCTTCGTCAATGCCAACTACGATTTCATCGGCAAGCGGCGGTGGTTCTACGTCGCCTCGGGCGGGTTCATGCTCCTGAGCCTGGCCACGATCCTCTTCCGCGGCGGTCTCAACTACGGTATCGACTTCACGGGCGGCACCCTGGTGCAGGTGCGCTACGACAAGCCCGCCACCGTCGACCTCGTGCGGCGGGGCCTCGACGAGATCAAGCTGGGCGGCGCGGTCATCCAGCAGTTCGGCGACGTCCAGGAGTACCTGATCCGCCTGCCCCAGGGCGGGGAGAAGCCCGACCAGCTGTCGAAGCAGGTGCAGGACGCGCTGGCGAAGGCGGCGGATGCCAAGGTCGAGATCAGGCGCGTTGAGTTCGTTGGACCCCAGGTGGGTCGGGACCTCCAGCTCCAGGCCCTGTATGCGGTCCTGGCGGGGATGGCGGGAATCCTGATCTACGTTGCATTCCGTTTCCACTACCGCGACGGCGCGATCTCCGTGGTCGCGATCGCTCACGATATCATCGTCACGCTGGGGGTCATGTCGCTCACCCACCGGGAGATGTCGCTACCGGTGCTGGCGGCCCTCCTGACCATCGTCGGTTACTCGATCAATGACACCATCGTGGTCTTCGACCGCATCCGCGAGAGCCGCGGGAAGGGCCTCCGGAAGGGGCAGACCTGGGCCGAGGTGGTCAACACGGCCATGAACCAGACCCTGTCCAGGACGGTGCTGACGTCCTTCACCGTCTTCCTGTCGGCCCTTGTGCTCTTCCTCTTCGGAGGCGAGGTGCTCAGGGACTTCTCCTTCGCGCTCCTGGTCGGGGTGGTGACCGGGACCTACTCCTCCATCGCCGCGGCCTCCCTGGTCATGGACTGGGAGACTTGGAGCCGGGCCCGCGCCCGAGCGGGGGGCAAGGTCCCAGCCAAGGCGAAGGCCTGA
- the secD gene encoding protein translocase subunit SecD, producing MTRRLWLRIGIVAVVAAAAVFYLYPPKKSINLGLDLQGGIHLVLGVDIDKALQVQTERAGDTVRAALEKKGVGVKSVERRGVTELTVQLASPQAWADAQPVLKDLPIFDVKDADQSAGRLVLSMRPREVAAQREWFVKQGLETIRNRVDQFGVTEPSIQQQGDNRILIQLPGVQDPERAKALIGKTALLEFKLVNDGAGVEQAIAGQVPPGSELLYQRRVDKETKEERRVPFVVEKKALLTGADVANARVSIDQNTSEPYVSLELTGAGGRLFADLTSANVGRRLAIVLDGNLYSAPVIRERIPSGQAQITGGFNSEDATDLAIVLRAGALPAPVQILEERTVGPSLGADSIRKGILSSAAAAIAVVFFMLIYYRLSGLIADVALALNLLILLAAMAGFHATLTLPGIAGVVLTIGMAVDTNILIFERIREELRSGKTVRAAIESGFARAFRTVIDTHVTVLVSAAILYQFGTGPVKGFAVTLAIGIFASLFTAVFFTRLVFDLIYMRGRRVESISI from the coding sequence ATGACGCGGCGGCTCTGGCTCCGCATCGGTATCGTCGCCGTCGTCGCGGCGGCGGCGGTCTTCTACCTCTACCCGCCGAAGAAGTCCATCAACCTCGGCCTCGACCTCCAGGGCGGCATCCACCTCGTGCTCGGCGTGGACATCGACAAGGCCCTCCAGGTGCAGACGGAGCGCGCCGGCGACACCGTGCGCGCCGCGCTGGAAAAAAAGGGCGTCGGCGTGAAGTCCGTCGAGCGCCGCGGCGTCACGGAGCTCACCGTGCAGCTGGCGTCGCCGCAGGCCTGGGCCGACGCACAGCCCGTGCTCAAGGACCTGCCCATCTTCGACGTCAAGGACGCCGACCAGTCCGCGGGGCGCCTCGTGCTCTCGATGCGGCCCCGAGAGGTGGCGGCGCAGCGCGAGTGGTTCGTGAAGCAGGGGCTCGAGACCATCCGCAACCGCGTCGACCAGTTCGGCGTGACCGAGCCGTCCATCCAGCAGCAGGGCGACAACCGCATCCTCATCCAGCTCCCCGGCGTGCAGGACCCCGAGCGGGCGAAGGCGCTCATCGGCAAGACCGCGCTCCTGGAGTTCAAGCTCGTCAACGACGGCGCCGGTGTCGAGCAGGCCATCGCGGGGCAGGTGCCGCCGGGCTCGGAGCTCCTCTACCAGCGCCGCGTGGACAAGGAGACCAAGGAGGAGCGCCGGGTCCCCTTCGTGGTGGAAAAGAAGGCCCTGCTCACCGGCGCGGACGTCGCCAACGCCCGCGTGTCGATCGACCAGAACACGAGCGAGCCCTACGTCTCGCTCGAGCTGACCGGGGCCGGCGGCCGGCTGTTCGCGGACCTGACCTCGGCCAACGTGGGGCGGCGCCTGGCCATCGTCCTCGACGGCAACCTCTACTCGGCTCCGGTGATCCGCGAGCGCATTCCCTCGGGCCAGGCCCAGATCACGGGCGGCTTCAACTCAGAGGACGCGACCGACCTCGCGATCGTCCTGCGCGCGGGCGCGCTGCCCGCGCCCGTGCAGATCCTCGAGGAGCGCACGGTCGGGCCCTCGCTCGGCGCGGATTCGATCCGCAAGGGCATCCTCTCCAGCGCCGCCGCAGCCATCGCGGTCGTGTTCTTCATGCTCATCTACTACCGCCTCTCCGGCCTCATCGCCGACGTGGCGCTCGCGCTCAACCTCCTGATCCTGCTGGCGGCCATGGCGGGCTTCCACGCCACGCTGACCCTGCCCGGCATCGCCGGCGTGGTCCTGACCATCGGCATGGCCGTGGACACCAACATCCTCATCTTCGAGCGGATTCGGGAGGAGCTACGGTCCGGCAAGACGGTGCGCGCCGCCATCGAGTCCGGATTCGCGCGTGCCTTCCGCACCGTGATCGACACCCACGTCACCGTGCTCGTTTCCGCGGCCATCCTCTACCAGTTCGGGACGGGGCCCGTGAAGGGCTTCGCCGTGACGCTGGCGATCGGTATCTTCGCCAGCCTTTTCACCGCCGTGTTCTTCACGCGCCTCGTCTTCGACCTCATCTACATGCGCGGCCGGCGCGTCGAAAGCATCTCGATCTAG
- the yajC gene encoding preprotein translocase subunit YajC: protein MVDFAYAAAQAPSGQGSGSMMVQLAFFAAIFAIFYFLLIRPQQKQKRERGTMLSAVKPGDRVVMSSGLHGTVVKLSEHGVTLKVADQVRLEFDRSAIGRIVPASGEGGASS from the coding sequence ATGGTCGACTTCGCGTACGCCGCGGCGCAAGCGCCGAGCGGGCAGGGCAGCGGCTCAATGATGGTGCAGCTGGCGTTCTTCGCGGCGATCTTCGCCATCTTCTACTTCCTCCTGATCCGGCCGCAGCAGAAGCAGAAGCGCGAGCGCGGGACCATGCTGTCCGCCGTCAAGCCGGGCGACCGCGTGGTGATGTCGAGCGGGCTCCACGGCACCGTGGTGAAGCTCTCCGAGCACGGCGTCACCCTCAAGGTCGCCGACCAGGTGCGCCTCGAGTTCGACCGCTCGGCGATCGGGCGCATCGTGCCCGCCTCGGGCGAGGGCGGCGCCTCCTCCTGA
- the tgt gene encoding tRNA guanosine(34) transglycosylase Tgt yields MTARVSFELLKQDGAARAGRLTTPHGAVETPAFMPVATQGTVKSVSPADLRAAGTQIVLANTYHLFLRPGHELVREMGGLHRFMAWDGPILTDSGGFQVFSLSKLRRLAEEGVEFRSHIDGSLRLLTPEICVEIQHALGVDILHPLDECLPHPAPLGDTERSLALTLRWLGRSVAAHAAAGDGRALFGIVQGGGYEMLRRRAVEATCAYDLPGYAIGGLAVGETKSLLYDIAELVAGLLPAGRPRYLMGVGKPHDLVEAVARGVDLFDCVLPTRNARNGQVFTADGPLTITHARFTRDPEPLDAACPCEACQGFSRAYLRHLFLSRELLAYRLLSLHNLTFYLGLMAAMRRAVADGAFGPFRSRFLDRYGVESVGGSDPTSTQTEA; encoded by the coding sequence GTGACGGCGCGGGTCAGCTTCGAGCTGCTCAAGCAGGACGGCGCCGCGCGCGCCGGGCGGCTCACGACGCCCCACGGCGCGGTGGAGACTCCGGCCTTCATGCCGGTCGCGACGCAGGGCACGGTGAAGAGCGTGAGCCCGGCCGACCTGCGCGCCGCGGGCACCCAGATCGTGCTGGCCAACACCTACCACCTCTTCCTGCGTCCCGGCCATGAGCTGGTGCGCGAGATGGGCGGGCTCCATCGCTTCATGGCCTGGGACGGGCCCATCCTGACCGACTCCGGCGGCTTCCAGGTCTTCAGCCTCTCGAAGCTCCGCCGGCTCGCGGAGGAGGGCGTCGAGTTCCGCTCGCACATCGACGGCTCGCTGCGGCTCCTGACGCCGGAAATCTGTGTGGAGATCCAGCACGCCTTGGGCGTGGACATCCTCCACCCGCTCGACGAGTGCTTGCCCCATCCGGCGCCCCTCGGCGACACGGAGCGCTCCCTGGCGCTGACGCTCAGGTGGCTCGGCCGCTCCGTGGCGGCTCACGCCGCGGCCGGCGACGGACGCGCGCTCTTCGGCATCGTCCAGGGCGGCGGGTACGAGATGCTCCGGCGCCGCGCCGTGGAGGCGACCTGCGCCTACGACCTGCCGGGCTACGCCATCGGGGGCCTGGCGGTGGGCGAGACGAAATCGCTCCTCTACGACATCGCGGAGCTCGTCGCCGGTCTCCTGCCGGCCGGCCGGCCGCGCTACCTGATGGGCGTGGGCAAGCCGCACGATCTGGTCGAGGCCGTCGCGCGCGGCGTGGATCTCTTCGACTGCGTCCTGCCGACGCGCAACGCCCGCAACGGGCAGGTCTTCACTGCCGACGGGCCGCTGACCATCACCCATGCGCGGTTTACGCGGGACCCCGAGCCGCTCGACGCCGCGTGCCCCTGCGAGGCGTGCCAAGGCTTCTCGCGGGCGTACCTCCGGCATCTCTTCCTCTCGCGCGAGCTCCTCGCGTACCGGCTCCTGTCGCTGCACAATCTGACCTTCTACCTTGGTCTGATGGCGGCGATGCGGCGCGCGGTTGCCGACGGCGCGTTCGGGCCATTCCGCTCTCGGTTTCTGGACCGATATGGGGTAGAATCCGTGGGCGGTTCGGACCCCACTTCGACACAGACGGAGGCCTGA
- the queA gene encoding tRNA preQ1(34) S-adenosylmethionine ribosyltransferase-isomerase QueA produces MDVGLFDYELPPERIAQEPAEPRDASRLLVLDRARGAREDARFSDLPRWLRAGDCLVVNESRVIPARLIGALEGDGRPVELLMLCPLDGGRWEALVRPGKRCGLGARVTLAGGAARATVLEHRALGARAVEIEAPWPVDELMERHGLPPLPPYIERHDAPKPEDWERYQTVYATEKGSVAAPTAGLHFTPALLERLRAAGVEIHRVTLHVGAGTFRPIRAAEVEQHRLEPEAALVPAATAEAVNRARAQGRRVIAVGTTTTRTLEWAADETGRVRTGRGGADLFIYPGYRFRVVDALVTNFHLPRSTLLLLVSAFAGRDRVLDAYLHAIALGYRFYSYGDAMLIL; encoded by the coding sequence ATGGACGTCGGACTGTTTGACTATGAGCTGCCGCCCGAGAGGATCGCGCAGGAGCCCGCGGAGCCGCGGGATGCCTCGCGGCTGCTCGTCCTGGATCGGGCGCGGGGGGCGCGGGAGGATGCGCGCTTCTCGGATCTGCCGCGCTGGCTCAGGGCGGGGGACTGCCTCGTCGTGAATGAGAGCCGGGTGATCCCGGCCCGGCTCATCGGCGCCCTCGAAGGAGACGGACGGCCTGTGGAGCTCCTGATGCTCTGCCCGCTCGATGGCGGGCGCTGGGAGGCGCTGGTCCGCCCGGGGAAGCGCTGCGGCCTCGGCGCGCGCGTCACGCTCGCGGGAGGCGCGGCGCGCGCCACGGTGCTCGAGCACCGCGCCCTGGGCGCGCGCGCGGTCGAGATCGAGGCGCCGTGGCCGGTCGACGAGCTGATGGAGCGCCACGGCCTGCCGCCGCTGCCGCCCTATATCGAGAGGCACGATGCGCCAAAGCCGGAGGACTGGGAGCGCTACCAGACAGTCTATGCGACCGAGAAGGGCTCGGTGGCGGCGCCCACTGCCGGACTTCACTTCACCCCGGCGCTGCTCGAGCGCCTGCGCGCGGCGGGTGTCGAGATCCATCGCGTCACCCTCCACGTGGGAGCCGGGACTTTCCGGCCGATCCGCGCGGCCGAGGTCGAACAGCACCGGCTCGAGCCCGAGGCCGCCCTGGTCCCGGCCGCGACGGCTGAGGCCGTCAATCGCGCGCGCGCCCAGGGCCGCCGGGTCATAGCGGTGGGCACGACCACCACGCGCACCCTCGAGTGGGCGGCCGACGAGACCGGCCGGGTCCGCACGGGCCGCGGCGGCGCCGACCTCTTCATCTACCCCGGCTATCGCTTCCGAGTCGTCGACGCCCTCGTCACCAACTTCCACCTGCCGCGCTCGACCCTTCTGCTCCTTGTCTCAGCCTTCGCCGGCCGCGACCGGGTGCTCGACGCCTACCTCCACGCCATCGCCCTCGGGTACCGCTTCTATTCCTACGGCGACGCCATGCTGATCCTGTGA
- a CDS encoding SpoIID/LytB domain-containing protein: MGLGEGLAAVELSGAPMLVQDLSGRAMAEDPVTSLRVLRKDGAVEWRGRRVPGVRVVPAGAAPLRFQQRPYAGIIDLVGAPEGLIVVNELPFEEYLVGAVKAEAGDKMPIEMLKAQAIVARTYTAYHRRLNAAKPYHIVAGTANQQYAGRVNADSPAWTAVLDTEGQVLLWEGDLFPAFYHTDSGGHTEDPRVVFAAANMPALQPVRVEFPSHSPHHAWSLDVALGDLAAALRRGGVSVGSITGLRVLERSVSLRVSRISVLGTRGSATLRGNEFRRLVGYDTLKSTLFAVSVDRSYARFAGRGYGHGVGLDQWSAKTMADQGYTARQIVQYYYPGATLSSLTGISSLK; encoded by the coding sequence GTGGGGCTTGGCGAGGGGCTGGCGGCCGTCGAGCTGAGCGGCGCGCCGATGCTCGTCCAGGATCTCAGCGGGCGCGCCATGGCCGAAGACCCGGTCACCTCGCTCCGTGTCCTGCGCAAGGACGGCGCCGTCGAATGGCGCGGCCGGCGCGTGCCGGGGGTACGCGTCGTTCCGGCAGGAGCCGCCCCGCTGCGCTTCCAGCAGCGGCCGTACGCCGGGATCATCGATCTGGTGGGCGCGCCCGAGGGGCTGATCGTGGTCAACGAGCTGCCCTTCGAAGAGTACCTGGTCGGCGCGGTGAAGGCGGAGGCGGGCGACAAGATGCCCATCGAGATGCTCAAGGCCCAAGCCATCGTCGCCCGCACCTACACGGCCTACCACCGCCGCCTCAACGCCGCCAAGCCGTACCACATCGTCGCCGGCACGGCGAACCAGCAGTACGCCGGCCGGGTCAATGCCGACTCGCCCGCGTGGACCGCGGTTCTCGACACGGAAGGGCAGGTGCTGCTCTGGGAGGGTGACCTCTTCCCCGCCTTCTACCATACGGACAGCGGCGGCCACACGGAGGACCCGCGCGTGGTGTTCGCGGCCGCCAATATGCCGGCGCTCCAGCCTGTGCGCGTGGAATTTCCTTCGCACTCGCCGCATCACGCGTGGAGCCTCGACGTGGCGCTCGGCGACCTCGCGGCCGCGCTCAGGCGGGGCGGCGTCTCGGTAGGCAGCATCACGGGCCTGCGGGTGCTGGAGCGGAGCGTATCGCTCCGCGTCTCGCGCATCTCCGTCTTGGGCACGCGCGGGTCGGCGACCCTGCGCGGAAACGAGTTCAGGCGGCTCGTGGGCTACGACACGCTCAAGAGCACGCTCTTCGCAGTTTCGGTGGACCGGAGCTACGCCCGCTTCGCCGGCCGCGGCTACGGGCACGGCGTCGGCCTCGACCAGTGGAGCGCGAAGACCATGGCCGATCAGGGCTACACGGCGCGCCAGATCGTCCAGTATTACTATCCGGGCGCCACGCTGTCCTCGCTGACCGGCATCTCGTCGCTGAAGTAG
- a CDS encoding DUF2905 domain-containing protein, which yields MADLGKILLGLGLVMVVLGGILLLAGNSAGKVPWLGRLPGDISIERENWRLYFPLGTSILLSVVLSLLLWLFSRR from the coding sequence GTGGCCGATCTGGGGAAAATCCTTCTGGGTTTGGGGCTCGTGATGGTAGTTCTGGGTGGAATCCTCCTATTGGCGGGCAACTCCGCCGGAAAGGTGCCATGGCTCGGACGGCTGCCGGGCGACATCTCCATCGAGCGAGAGAACTGGCGGTTGTACTTCCCGCTCGGCACCTCCATCCTTCTCTCCGTCGTGTTGTCGCTGCTCCTCTGGCTCTTCTCCCGGCGCTAG